GTTAGGCACAGGCCTGAGGCAGGCGGCCACCTTGTTGGGCGGCCCAGAGAGGTGGCTGGGATAGGCCCTCCCAGCTGCAGCCGAGGCAGTGCTTTACTTGGGGGGGGGAGATGTTGGTGGTGGggagggtggggggtgggggcaccaaCCCTTCTCCAATCCCCTCTCTGGTCTCTCCTAGTGGGTAGGAGGTCGCTACTCGCTGTGGTCCGCCATCGGACTCtccattgccttgcatgtcggTGAGTGTTTCTGCCCAGTCTGAGATTAGAGGTGACACAGTGCACCTGTGCCATACTTACCCCCACTTGTCCCATGGGCTTCTAGtttctctgcttttgttttttcctttgctttgctttggaggCCAACTCTAGCTGTGACAGGGCTTTCTCCAACCAACCTCTGTACTCAAGAGTTCATTCCTGGCCGGCTCTGGGGGACCTGATGGGGGTACCAGGGATCCAGCCCGTTTGGTTCCATagatttacccactgtactctccctCACCATACCCATGGTGCTTGGCTGATCTGGGCTCTGCTCAAGGAACCTCGCAATCCTGGGGgtggaacccaggcctcctgcaagcCAGGCATGCCCTCAGCCCACAGGCCCTGGAGCATTGCTTTGCTGTCCCAAGGGGATATTGTGTTTTTCTTGGTGTTTGTGGGTTGGCTTGTCTGTTTCCCTAGAGCCCAGTCTCCCCACTGCTGGATGCAGTCAATTGCCCTTGGGATCCAGGCCACTCACCAAGAAGCCGCTGCTGCCCATCCTCCAGACtttcacctctttttttgttgtggggtgctcagggattactcctggctcagcattctggaaccactcttgatggtgctcaagggactgtctggaatgtcagggatcgaacctgagtcggccacatgcaagacaagtgccttagtcATATACTATAGATCCTCCTATTGTTAAATAAAGCTCCTCGGAGAGAtggcacatcggcgtttgccttgcaagcagctgatccaggaccaaaggtggttggttcgaatcccggtgtcccatatggtcccctgtgcctgccaggagctatttctgagcagacagccaggagtaacccctgagcaccgccgggtgtggcccaaaaaccaaaaaaaaagctcctgCACCCCTGACATTCTGACTGCTTCACCTTttctgtttccaggaaagttgtGTGTCCTGTGAGAGGACTTGACTGTCGCCTCTgacactgcctttttttttccattgggatatagtacatatctcttgatgttcagggcttactactggcccTGCATTtagggttcaatcctagcatgacttggggggccatatgaggttctgggggtTGACCAttcacaaggcaagtgccctacccactgtgctattgctccaacctgaCTCTGTGTTTGTGTTGCAGGATTTGACAACTTTGAGCAGCTGCTATCAGGAGCTCATTGGATGGTGAGTtttgaggcgtgtgttttctacCTGTGTGTAATGTAGGGTGAGGCCtccctctcttgctctctccctctttccaccAATTCCAGACCGCTTACTCCTACCTTCCACCCCCTGCTCTGGTTCCAGGACAATCACTTCTGCACAGCACCCCTAGAGAAGAATGCCCCTGTCCTGCTGGCTCTACTGGGCATCTGGTACATCAACTGCTTCGGATGTGAGACACAGGCTTTGCTGCCCTATGACCAATATATGCATCGCTTTGCTGCCTACTTCCAGCAGGTACTGATTATCTCCCTTGACTTTGGGAGGTCCCTGAGTCTTGGTTCTTGTCACCTTTGctctgctatcttttttttttttttttttttttggtttttgggccacaccctgtgacgctcaggggttactcctggctatgcgctcagaagttgctcctggcttcttgggggaccatatgggacgccgggggatcgaaccgaggtccgtcctaggctagcacaggcaaggcaggcaccttacctccagcgccaccgcccagcccctgctCCGCTATCTTAAGGCAGATGTTCCCCACCAAAGTCTGTTGGGGCAGAGCATCATTAGGCTTTACTGCAACAGGAGGGACTGGTCTGACTCCAGGCCAGATAAACTATATCTGGATGGTCAGGATCCCTCTGGTTTTTTGCAACACTTTCATCCCTCCAGAAAACCAAGTTGGCAACATCTGTTGTCTGGTGCTAAAAGGGCTTCTCACAGCTCTCTGCATCTGAGAGCCCCCCCGGAATGCCCTGGATACAAGCACCCCTGAGCAGGTCCAAACAGGCTCTGGGCAGCTCTCACACCCCTCTCCTCTTGATTAACACTGACACAGTCCCTGTCCTGCTGACCCTGGATGACACAGCAGGCTTTACCTCCCCTGGAAGGGACCCTATGATTATGGGGATGGGAAACCTACCTGCTAGAAGAGGCCATAGCCTGTTTGGACTGCAgggctagtacagcaggtaggatgctggcCGTGCACACAGcccagctgggtttgatccccagcacccatacaATCCTCCAagacctgccaggactgatctctgagcacagagccaggagtaaccttgagtgctctcaggtgtgtccctaaaaccaaaaccaagtagaagaaaacagaaggatTGACCTTGGCAGACCCTGTCTACCCTTAAAGAGCCTCTTTTCCTTTCTACCCCTTCACACATGCCAAGAAAGCTGAGATTCTCTGTGCCCACAGACCAGGGGAAGAAGAAGGAGCCTGTGGACACCCCATAGGGCCAGGACAGGACGGCATGTCTGGTACATCCCAGACAGGAAATCAACACTCCAGGCAGCTATAGGGCTGGATTTCTGTCCCCATTTAGGGCGACATGGAGTCCAACGGGAAGTACATCACCAAGACGGGAGCCCGCGTGAGCTACCAGACAGGCCCCATTGTGTGGGGTGAGCCAGGGACCAACGGCCAGCATGCCTTCTACCAGCTCATCCACCAAGGTAGGCCCCACCCACGCCCACTCCCAGGGTACATAGGCCATTGCCAGCATCAGGGGGAGGCTGACTCGGCGCCCTCCACAGGCACCAAGATGATCCCGTGTGATTTCCTCATCCCTGTGCAGCCCCAGCACCCCATCCGGAAGGGCCTGCATCACAAGGTGAGAAACCCCCCAGATGTCCCATCTCGCCTCCCAAGGGTGGCTGATCATTGCTGGTGTCCATTCCAGGGACTTGAGGCTAACACCCTTGCTTTTGCTCATTCAGCTGTCAGTAGCATTTATCTCCCTCTGATTGCGGGGCCACAATTCAGTTCCCACCTGCCTCCAAACCATTGGCAGTTGGCTAAGGCCCTAGCTAGCTTCTGCTTTCTCCAGCCTTGTCTTTGGTCACATCTctctgccttgcttgcagaaatgttttttgaggggccggagcaatagcacagtgatagggtgtttgccttgcactcgaccaacACATGATTCAAATcacggttcaaatcccgacatcccatatgatcccttgtgcctgccaggagtaacccctgagcacactgggtataacccaaaaaccaaaaaacattttttttcttttctgttagatctcttttgtttttttgtttttgtttttgtttttttttgggggggtcacacccggcagtgctcgggttactcctggctctgtgctcagaaattgctcctggcaggctcgggggaccatatggggtggcaggattcgaaccactgaccttctgaatgcaaggcaaatgccttatctccatgctatccctctggccccatttgTCAGATCTCTGGAAGAATCAGGGCTCTCACTTCCACCGAGTGAACCCCCATTATTCAAGggcctgctttttttgttttgcttcgtTTCCACAATTTCCAGTAACCTAGCAACAAGGTTAAGTGAGGATTTGCTATACTTCTTCTGAGGTCACATTGCGCCTGTCTTGCTAATCTCTCTTGAGGTCTGTGACATTGATTCTACCTACACTGTCTCCTTTAGCTAGATGGTAGCATCCAAGGCTTCACCATGGGCAAACACAGGAATACCCTCCACTATCCCACACAGTGGCGTGTGGGCAAGTTGTGCAGTTGTGAAACTGACAGAGGCCTTGATGGGGGTGCCCTGCCAGGTGATGTGGAGTGGCACAGGGCACAAGCCGTGCAACCAGAGGCCTGGGTCCGAATTATCTGAACCTCTGAGGGTCAGATTTGAGTAAAGGAAACTGAGACTCATAGAAAGTAGAGGTGACACCTACCTTCTTCGGAATCATCAAAGACTGATAtagacggggccagagagatagcacagcagtagggcgttagccttgcacgcagccaaccctggacagacccaagttccatttctggcatcccatatgatctcctgagcctgccaggagcaatttctgagcacagagccagaagtaacctctgagcgccgccgattgtggcccaaaaacaaatacaaaaagacagataaaggggcctgagagacagaGTAAGAGGCTGAGCATCTACTTCACATGTAGGAGGCCCAGATTCTATCTTTGGCACCACCTGGTTCTCTGAgtaacccacccccccaaatccacccaatcagatatggtcccaaaatgCAAAACCCCTAAATCCCCAAAAAGATGTTGAGAAGAGCCAGGgccataatacagcagataggtgCTTGTCTCGCACACATCCAATACAGATTCAATCCACaacaccccttatggtcccccaagcccgccaggagtgattttcctgagtgcagaaccaggagtaacccctgagtactgtcgaaTGTGGCCCAagacagaaagtaaaaaaaaaattttttttgtttttgtttttgggtcacacctagcagcgctcaggggttactcctggctctatgttcagaaattgctcctggcaggctcaggggaccatatgggatgccgggattcaaactaccttccttctgcatgcaaggcaaataccctacctccatgctatctctccggccccagaaataaatATTGGTATAAAGTTCTTTCCAGGATCTTTGACGAGTGGCATGGTGTAtattgcctgtgtgtgtgtgtgcgtgtgcgtgtgtgtgtgtgtgtgtgtgggcgcgCAGTAGTTGCTGTCGTGACCTACTTTCGGTATCACCAGACACGCTCTGTGCCTCCCCCTTGCTGCTTCTGAGCTCTGGGATTGGGTGAGCAGCCAGACTGGAGCTGGGACAAAGGCGCGGGGCAGCAGCAGGCAGCCCGGGACTACTGCCCACAGCTCTGTACTTCCAAGCAGAACTGGGAACTGTCTGTCTCTCCTGCCAGATCCTCCTGGCCAACTTCCTGGCCCAGACTGAGGCCCTGATGAAGGGGAAGTCCACAGAAGAGGCCCGGAAGGAGCTGCAGGCTGCAGGGAAGAACAGCAAGGAGCTGGAGAAGATCCTGCCACACAAGGTCAGTGCTGCCCCCTCGAGACTTCAGAGGTTAAAGGTGTTGGGAGGAGCCTGGCTGGGGCTGCACATGGCAGCTACAGGGCTCTGTGACCTGCCCTTTGAGGTCATGGGGAGAAGAACTCTTGGGGTAACCTCGGCCTGTTTTCTACAGGTCTTTGAAGGAAATCGCCCATCCAACTCCATTGTGTTCACCAAGCTCACCCCGTTCATGCTCGGAGCCTTGATTGGTGAGTGAGGGCCAGTCACCTCACTGTGGGGGTCAGTTGTTTGGGCATCGGAGCCCTAATGCACACACCCTTTGCCGCCCCCACAGCCATGTATGAGCACAAGATCTTCGTGCAGGGCGTCATCTGGGACATCAACAGCTACGACCAGTGGGGGTGAGTAGCTGCCCTTAGGGAAGGGCAAGCAGTTTTGGCAGCCTGGCTTGTGGGTTCCTGCCCCAAACCTGGCACCTTCCTCATCTGAATCTTTCCCTTGCTGGCAGAGTGGAGCTGGGAAAGCAGCTAGCTAAGAACATCGAGCCTGAACTGGAAGGCAGCAACCCAGTGACCACGCATGATTCCTCCACCAACGGGCTGATCAATTTCATCAAGCAGCATCGGGAGGCTCGAAGCTAATAAAGCCATGCTCAGCCGAAGCCCTGATTGTCACTGGTCCTTGTCCCTCCTCACCATACCCAGTCTACACTGCATGGTCCAGCCCAGAGCACCACCTAGTGGTCAGCTCGGACCACAGAGTCCTTTTGAGGGGGAGGCTGGTCTGGAATGGCAACCCCCCTTTTTGCTCTGTGCCTGTACTCCTGCTGTTCTACAATCGACCGGAGGTTTTTAGTACAACTGATCTTTCTGACCTTGTGTTCGTACTGTTCTCAGACCagctagaaaaataaagatacctCGGAGGCCATCTAGAGGCGCTACCTGGTGTTCGCTGAGATGGGGCTCTAGGCAGGTATGGGAGGGCCAAGGGAGGCAGCCACCTTCACTGGTGGGTAGGGGGGTACCATAAATGGTGAGCAGGTGTGCAGTGTTGGGTGGTCCCCTGAGAGGAAGCAGGGAGAGAGGGTGTCTGTGCATCAGGGAAGGGGACAGTCATGAAGTCATAAGACGGCTTGGAATCTAATCAAATTCCTTTATCCTTACACATGTGCATCACAGCATCACAGATTGTCCCCCAAGTCTACTAGTCTACCAAGTCTActaggtgtgatccttgagtacagagccaggagtaaaccctaagcactgccagatgtgcccaaaaataccaaaaaaaaaaaaaaaaaaaaaaaaaaagaggctggaaGCTTGAGCGATGATACAGtatctttcatgtggctgatctgggtttaatttctgacatcccatatggttccctgagcccaccaggagtgattcctgattgcagagccaggagtaacccctgagcactactggaatgtgacccaaaatacaaaaaccaacaacataaAAAGAGGCTGGAGCCAGATAAGATAGGACAGTGgaaaagatgtttgtcttgcatatgattcacctgggtttgatttacTGGCACTCCATGTgattcccttgagcctgccaggagtgatgccagagaacagagctaggagtaaactctgagtactgccagagtgGCTCCCTCAAAAAAttgggggtctggagagatagaccGTTCAtctggtagagtgcttgccttatatgcagctgacctgggtttgatacccagcactctATATAGTCTCCTGGAGAccacgaggagtgattcctgagtgcagagccaggaataaaccctgaacccccccaaaaaaaatttttggggtgggggggtttgggccacacccagcagcactcagtggttactcttggctctaagttcagaaatcgatcctggcaggctcaggggaccatatgggatgccaggattcgaaaccaggttcgtcctgggctgctgcatgcaaggcaaatgccctactgctatgctgtctctccactcccctccccaaattttttgagccacacccgttgacgctgaggggttactcctggctatgcactcagaaattgctcctggcttgggggaccatatcggacaccggggatcaaaccgctctTTGGCTtaggctagcatttgcaaagcagacaccttacctttagcgccactgctccagcccctcaaaaaaaaattttttttttgtttgggtcacaaccggcagtgttcaggggttatttctggctccatgctcagaaattgttcctggcaagcacgggggaccatatgggacaccgggacagcggcgtttgccttgcaagcagccaatccaggaccaaaggtggttggttcaaatcccagtgtcccatatggtcccccgtgcctgccaggagctatttctgagcagacagccaggagtaacccctgagcaatgccgggtgtggcccaaaaacaaaaagaaaggcaaatgccttacctccatgctatctctccggcccctttttttttcttctttttttcaaagtaaattttaattaaaattcccCTTATCTTTTCTTCACCTTCATGACtttgaagaaattatatattctctttttttttttttattttatttttttgtttttgggccacacccgtttgatgctcaggggttactcctggctatgtgctcagaaatcgcccctggtttggggggaccatatgggacgccgggggatcgaaccgcggtccgttccttggctagcgcttgtaaggcagacaccttacctctagcgccaccttcccggccccgaaattATATATTCTCATGTACTAGATAGCTATAAAAACTGTATCAGGCCTGataggggttaaagtgcttgcatAGTATGTGACCATTactagtttgatccctagcaccttatATGGGTCCCACAAGCCCTGCCAAGAGGGAGTCTTaagcacacagctaggagtaagccctgaacattgccaggtgtggcccaaaagccaaaaattaaaaagaaagctaCGTCTCTTGAGTCCCAGCCAGATACCTGCCTTCCAAGTCTGTGGCTTGAGTTCACACCCCTATTCCACAAGCACCAAGAACCCTCTGTTCTTGAGAGCTGCTTTGGGGTTCCTCATGCGTGACAGTTCAATCTACAGTGCAGTACCAGGAAGCCATCATGACACTAGGTTATATATAGCTGGGAGAGTGCTtgtggccttgcacatggctaaccaggGAGGTCGGGGAtcaaaaaatatctaataaaatacaTGGGGgtggggccttgcatgcagaaggacggtggttcaaatcccagcatcccatatgatccctcgagcctgccaggagcaatttctgagcatagagccaggaataacccctgagtgctgctgggtgtgatccaaaaaactaaaatgcaTGGGGGAGAAATGCATGTGGCCAGCAGTGGTTTGATCTGCAGCACTGCCCCACATACGGTTTCTCcatagtaagcactgagcatcaaaGCATCATGGCCCAAATCCCAACGataatatattcattataatGCCAATAAAATGTATCTGGGGTGGAGAGAAAGTATAAGGGTTCAGATATTTGCCTGTGCATagccaaccatggtttgatcccctgccaaGACTGCAAGGAGGGATTACTGAGCATGGCagagggtggccccaaaacaaaacaaatgtttccAGAGAATTCCTAACCAACATCAAGGAtggcttctggggccagagatagtacagcgtagggtgtttgacttatacgtggccaacccaggacagatggtggttcgaatcccggcatcccatatggtcccctgagccagctaggagcgacttctgaacacagagccagaagtaacccctgtgtgccaccgggtgtgaacaaaaacaaaacaaaaggatgtttttttttaccatctcCTGGCCAGATAATCAGAGTCTCCTCTCATATGAGGCATAGAAGAGTTTAAGGGGCCCAAAAATCAGTACAGCTGAtggctagggggctggagcaatatagcacagcaggcaggacatttatttgccttgcgtgcagctgacttgggcttgatccctagcatcccatttgccAGCTGATGGAGAGCTTCAGGGCTCCACTCTAGTTCCTGGTACAGATGGAAGAAAATTGTGACTTTCTGATCCTCTCCTTGTGAGCTAGTTGAGTTAGTTCCACTTGTTAGATACCCTAAGGAAttggtgggctggagcaatagcacagcggtagggcatttattttgcacagagccaaccctggacagactctagtttgattcccggcatcccttatggtctcccaagccttccaggagtgacttctgagtgcagtgccaagagtaacccctgagcgcctctgggtgtaatccctccccccaaaatagggAATTGGTAAAATGCAGCCACATACTGCTGAGTCAAGTGAGGGCTACCAGCTTGCCCCTGAGATTTCTGGGCACCCAGTTATGTTTATTGAATCCCTGTTAGCCCCTGGACTTCACCAGCACACATGGACTGGATCCCTGATAAGTTGTGGAAAAGTGCACTCAGACAGACCCTGGACAGTGTCTCCAAATCTGGTTCCCGTCACATCTGGACAGAATGGGGTCATGCCTTGTTTTGCTACAGCTTGCAATTAATCTTGTGTGTCCTTAATTGACACACTGGAATgtagttttggggttttgttttgttttgtttttggatcacactcggcagtgctcaggggttactcctggctccatgctcagaaatcgctcgggggcaggctcgggagaccatatgggatgctgggattcgaactaacgactttctgcatgaaaagcaaacgccccacctccatgctatctatccggcggtttttgtttttgtttttgagtcatacccgtttgatgctcaggggttactcctggctaagggctcagaaatcgcccctggcttggtgggaccatatgggacgccgggggatcaaatcgcggtccttggttagcgcttgcaaggcagactttacctctagcaccaccttgccggcccctggaATGTAGTTTTAAGATATAATTattatagcatggaagtagggtgtttgccttgcatgcagaaggacggttcaaatcccggcatcccatatggtcctccgagcctgccaagagtaatttctgagcatagggccagaagtggcccctgagagctgccgggtgtgacccccccaaaaaagaaagataaatatgattggaGTCTTGAATTTGATGCCCCGACATGCTGTGCAGTGCAAGGAGGGTGAATAAAGCTTCTCTCCTATTGGCTTTGGTTGTTCTCATTGAGTTTAGGAAAACTAGAGTGGGACCCTGTCCAGAGGTCTTCCCTTCCTCTAAAGGTAAGACAAggagccatagtgatagcacaatggtagggcgtttatcatgaatgtggccaacctgggacagtcccgggttcaatccccggcatcccatatggacgcctgagcctaccaagagctatttctaaggaaagagccaggagtagcccctgagagctgttgGTTGTGGCCCcgaacaccaaaataaaaataaaggtgagATAAAACTCAGAGGTTTACATCTTTTGGCCTGTGTTCCTGCACATTTTGGTTAGGATCACTAGAGGGTGCTGTGGTGCTCACCAAAAGCCACACTCTGCACTCTGTGCTCTCACATCAGTTGCGGAGGACAGTTGCTGTCACACTTTGTCATGATGCCAGCAAGGATTCCTATGGCCCTGCTGTCTGTGGCTGCCACACACAGATAGCACCAATGTTCAACTTGAGTCTCCTACTTGCCTCTAAGCCATCCcccctgccttttattttctattctagtGGGATTTGGGGAACACACCTGATTAGCATTCAGGGACTGCTTATGGCTTGATGTTCAAAGACTGCTCtaggaaccatgcagtgccagagattgaacttggatccCATACTTGCAAAACATGCACTTAAGCCCACTTGTCATCTTTTTGGCCCTGAAACTCTTGGGAAAGGCAGCACACTCCTAGCAATGCTAGAAAATGCTCTTAACTTGGGTTTGGAAGGTCGctttcagtggtgcttagggtaccATGCTCAATAGCATCCAAGCCTCTAGCATGGAAAgcctgtgctccagtcctttggaCTATCTATCTTATCTTCCTGGCCTAACATcttaaactttcttttatttatttttttattttatttacttactatttGGAGTG
This window of the Suncus etruscus isolate mSunEtr1 chromosome 14, mSunEtr1.pri.cur, whole genome shotgun sequence genome carries:
- the GPI gene encoding glucose-6-phosphate isomerase, producing the protein MAALAQDPQFQQLLQWHREHASELNLRSLFEQDPERFSRFSLDLNTNNGHILVDYSKNLVTQKEMQMLVNLAKSRGVEAARDHMFNGEKINFTEDRAVLHVALRNRSNRTILVDGKDVMPEVNRVLEKMKSFCQRVRSGDWKGYSGKAITDVINIGIGGSDLGPLMVTEALKPYSSGGPRVWFVSNIDGSHISKTLSGLNPDTSLFIIASKTFTTQETITNAETAKEWFLLSAKNPAAVAKHFVALSTNTTKVKEFGIDPQNMFEFWDWVGGRYSLWSAIGLSIALHVGFDNFEQLLSGAHWMDNHFCTAPLEKNAPVLLALLGIWYINCFGCETQALLPYDQYMHRFAAYFQQGDMESNGKYITKTGARVSYQTGPIVWGEPGTNGQHAFYQLIHQGTKMIPCDFLIPVQPQHPIRKGLHHKILLANFLAQTEALMKGKSTEEARKELQAAGKNSKELEKILPHKVFEGNRPSNSIVFTKLTPFMLGALIAMYEHKIFVQGVIWDINSYDQWGVELGKQLAKNIEPELEGSNPVTTHDSSTNGLINFIKQHREARS